A genomic segment from Rickettsia endosymbiont of Lasioglossum villosulum encodes:
- the rpsC gene encoding 30S ribosomal protein S3, whose amino-acid sequence MGQKVCAHGFRVGPTLIKGWDSVFYAEKQYKTLFIQDLKIRELVNKSFTQAQVSRILIERPSNKSIIININAKKPNIIIGKNGSEIDKLKKAIEKMTSLSEVYINIHEVRKFNIDAAIVAQTIASQLEKRVSFRKAMKTAIQASFKQGGQGIRVSCSGRLGGAEIARTEWYIEGRMPLHTLRADIDYSTAEAITTYGVIGVKVWIYKGEYTENKRYN is encoded by the coding sequence ATGGGGCAGAAAGTTTGTGCACATGGTTTTAGGGTTGGACCGACTTTAATTAAAGGTTGGGATTCTGTATTTTATGCAGAAAAGCAGTATAAAACTCTTTTTATACAAGATTTAAAGATTAGAGAATTAGTTAATAAAAGTTTTACTCAAGCTCAAGTTAGCAGAATTTTAATTGAACGCCCTTCTAACAAAAGTATTATTATCAATATTAATGCAAAAAAACCGAATATAATTATCGGTAAAAACGGTAGTGAAATTGATAAGCTAAAAAAAGCCATTGAAAAAATGACTTCTTTAAGTGAAGTTTATATAAATATTCATGAAGTTAGAAAGTTTAATATAGATGCAGCTATAGTAGCTCAGACAATAGCATCGCAGCTTGAAAAAAGAGTATCCTTTAGAAAAGCAATGAAGACAGCAATTCAAGCTTCATTTAAACAAGGTGGACAAGGCATAAGAGTTAGTTGCTCAGGACGTCTTGGTGGAGCTGAGATTGCTAGAACAGAATGGTATATAGAAGGGAGAATGCCATTGCATACTTTAAGAGCAGATATTGATTATTCGACTGCAGAAGCTATAACTACTTATGGGGTTATAGGAGTTAAAGTTTGGATTTACAAAGGCGAGTATACCGAAAATAAAAGATATAATTAA
- the rplV gene encoding 50S ribosomal protein L22, with protein MVQENKNFATAKAKSIRVSPRKLNLVAAFIRNMKVSEALVQLTFSPKRISKVVKACLQSAVANAENNLGLDIDRLVITNATVGKALVMKRVMPRAKGRATRINKFFSNLYITVTEKEDN; from the coding sequence ATGGTACAGGAAAACAAAAATTTTGCCACGGCAAAAGCTAAATCAATTAGAGTTAGTCCAAGGAAATTAAACTTAGTTGCAGCTTTCATTAGAAACATGAAAGTTTCTGAAGCATTAGTGCAATTAACTTTTTCGCCAAAAAGAATTTCAAAAGTTGTAAAAGCTTGTCTGCAATCTGCTGTAGCAAATGCTGAAAATAATCTAGGTTTAGATATAGATAGATTAGTTATAACTAACGCAACAGTAGGCAAGGCTTTAGTAATGAAAAGAGTTATGCCAAGAGCAAAAGGAAGAGCTACTAGAATAAATAAGTTTTTTAGTAATCTTTATATAACTGTTACAGAAAAAGAGGATAATTAA
- the rpsS gene encoding 30S ribosomal protein S19 — protein MARSVWKGPFVDGYLIKKVQKLMESGKSEMIKTWSRRSTILPIFVGFTFSVHNGNKFIPVSVNEEMVGRKLGEFSPTRTFHGHGSDKKVKRK, from the coding sequence ATGGCACGTTCGGTGTGGAAAGGGCCTTTCGTAGATGGTTATTTAATAAAAAAAGTTCAAAAATTAATGGAATCTGGTAAGTCAGAAATGATTAAAACCTGGTCTAGAAGATCAACCATTTTGCCTATTTTTGTTGGTTTTACGTTTTCTGTTCACAATGGAAATAAATTTATTCCAGTTTCTGTAAATGAAGAAATGGTTGGTAGAAAACTAGGGGAATTCTCTCCTACTAGAACATTTCATGGGCATGGATCAGATAAAAAAGTTAAAAGAAAATAA
- the rplB gene encoding 50S ribosomal protein L2: MALKSFNPITPSLRELVQVDRTSLWKGRPFKALTKGISKTGGRNNQGRITSWQRGGGHKRLYRVIDFKRNKLDISAIVERIEYDPNRTAFIALIKYEDGEHAYILAPQKLVVGDKIISSKDADIKIGNCLPLRYIPIGTTLHNVEMKVGKGSQIARSAGTSVDLVGKDSGYAQIKLKSGEFRLVPLDCMATIGTVSNPDQKNINLGKAGRNRWLGWRPHVRGVAMNPVDHPHGGGEGKTSGGRHPVTPWGFPTKGKKTRKNKRTSKFIIKKRK; the protein is encoded by the coding sequence ATGGCTTTAAAAAGTTTTAATCCAATTACCCCTTCTTTGAGAGAGTTAGTTCAAGTTGATAGAACTAGTTTATGGAAAGGTAGACCTTTTAAGGCTCTAACTAAAGGGATATCTAAAACAGGTGGAAGAAATAATCAGGGTAGAATCACTTCTTGGCAAAGAGGTGGAGGTCATAAAAGACTATATCGTGTTATTGACTTTAAAAGAAATAAATTAGATATTTCTGCTATAGTTGAAAGAATAGAATATGATCCTAACAGAACTGCTTTTATTGCTTTAATTAAATATGAAGATGGTGAGCATGCTTATATTCTAGCTCCACAAAAATTAGTAGTAGGAGATAAGATAATATCAAGCAAAGATGCAGATATAAAAATTGGTAATTGTTTGCCTTTAAGATATATCCCTATCGGTACTACTTTACATAATGTTGAAATGAAAGTTGGTAAAGGTAGTCAAATTGCAAGATCAGCAGGTACGTCGGTAGATTTAGTAGGTAAAGATTCAGGATATGCACAAATTAAATTAAAGTCAGGTGAATTTAGATTAGTACCTTTAGATTGTATGGCTACGATAGGTACAGTATCTAATCCTGATCAAAAAAATATTAACTTAGGTAAAGCTGGTAGAAATAGATGGCTTGGTTGGAGACCTCATGTAAGAGGTGTGGCAATGAACCCTGTAGATCACCCGCATGGTGGTGGTGAGGGTAAAACCTCTGGTGGGCGTCATCCAGTTACTCCTTGGGGATTCCCGACGAAAGGTAAAAAGACGCGTAAAAATAAGCGTACTTCTAAGTTTATTATAAAGAAAAGAAAATAA
- the rplW gene encoding 50S ribosomal protein L23 produces MSSYKYYDLIRRPVITEKTTLLSEQNKYTFYVDKLAEKLVVKKAIEEIFKVKVKKVNILNVKGKKKRFKGVIGRQVDRKKAVVTLEKDHNIDFAGGIK; encoded by the coding sequence ATGAGTTCTTATAAATATTACGATTTAATTAGAAGACCTGTTATTACAGAAAAAACTACGCTTCTTTCAGAACAAAATAAATACACTTTTTATGTAGATAAACTTGCTGAGAAGCTTGTCGTTAAAAAAGCCATAGAAGAAATATTTAAAGTAAAAGTAAAAAAAGTAAATATCTTAAATGTCAAAGGTAAGAAAAAGAGATTTAAGGGAGTTATCGGACGTCAAGTTGATAGAAAAAAAGCTGTGGTAACATTAGAAAAAGATCATAATATTGATTTTGCCGGAGGAATTAAATAA